One stretch of Chryseobacterium fluminis DNA includes these proteins:
- a CDS encoding HNH endonuclease signature motif containing protein: MDFEAASLAALGQKSTPKGYVWHHLDDYDPVTNTGTMQLVKQQAHNGISHVGGCSQYKTATGNSYTFKTW, translated from the coding sequence ATGGATTTTGAAGCTGCAAGTTTGGCAGCTTTAGGACAGAAGAGTACACCCAAAGGATATGTCTGGCATCATCTGGATGATTATGATCCGGTAACCAATACGGGTACCATGCAGCTGGTAAAGCAACAGGCTCATAACGGGATTTCGCATGTCGGGGGTTGTAGCCAGTATAAAACAGCTACTGGTAACTCATATACTTTTAAAACTTGGTAA